The segment TCGTCTGCCTTGTCATGACATCTACTTCATACTCAAAGTCATGTACCAGCATCTCTCGTGGTGCGGAACAATCGAGATTTGGTAGCTGTCCATGCTAGGTCTCTGCCACAACGCCTGGAGGTCTTCAGTAGAAGATATGCAATTGCCAACTATGTACTTGGAATATAGTAGTCTCTTACTTACCAGTTGAGTAGGAATTTTTTACAAAGCTTAGTTGACTAACATTTAAGATTTAGGGTATTCTGTGGCTTACTGTTCTAGCAACATAAAAGCAGCATCTCCGGATATCCTACAAATTTCCAAACAGCTGTTCTGGCTAGCATGCACATCACTGCGCAATAGCGCGTGAGAGAAGTTTCAAAAAGTGGTTTGCCACGAAGTACGTCACTGATGCGCAAAACACTCGTCAGTACTAAAGCTCAACCAAAGTACAACACCAATCACACAACGCGACTACAACGAGAAATCTGAGGAGCTTCTCTACCGCCAGAATTGGCTCTCGTAATTACGATGAGATCGTGAGTACCAACTCAGACAGAGTGCAGGCCCTCTGAATGGTCTCCTCTCCGCATATCCTGCGGAACCTGAGTACCTGAACCGCGATTTGGATGTGTATTCGCGCACGATGGCCACTTACATAGACCTTCCCCATATTTCCATAGTGTGGACGAAAACGAGCCAACATCTAGGCTACGTTATCGGCGCTCCTAGCACCCAAGTATCTACCCCGAGGCCGCACAATGCTGCGATATTTGTTCTGCACAGCACTGAGCCAGCCAGGTTCATGATGGCGGATGAGGTTGCCCTTGGCCTATCTCAGGTCACGAAAGACAGGCGACGGCAGCTCGTCAGACACAAGACAATCTCTAGCCACAGaccttctcctcctctttCTATCCCTCGACGCCTATCTTCTGTTACACCGAAGCTGGGGCGGAGGCCTTTGTCCACCATCAATGAAGATCGAGCACCCTCATTGAAAAGTGATAGTTCGGACAGCCTCAAACTTATACCAGCCTTACCACACCAGCCGTCCACATGGACTTACTCTTCAGAGCACCTCATATACATTAGCCCAAGTCGTCAACTGCAAGAATTTCAGTCTGTGAGCTATGGTTCGGTAGACGAAGAGAACAAAGTCGACAAAGCCTATTACTGGTCGACGCCGAGGGTGTACAGAACACAGAGCCAATGGACAACACCGTCAGATTACTACGTGCCGAGCGGAACTCCTGAGACCCAAGAGCCAACGACCGTCGAGACGAGTGCAGCATCCGTCCTCGATATCGAAGATCTGCCAGAATCTGCGGAACATCCGGTGCCCATCGACTGTGGCCTGTCAAGAGACGCAATCGCCGATCTGTTCCACAGAGTCGAGGAGTACGAGCGGGAACATTCAGACGACACCCAAGACGCTGGTACGATCTGGGTCCGTGTTAGCGAAGCTGGTCAGGGCTTGACCAAGACGTTGAAGACGATGGGTTCGTTACGTAGGAGGCCAACCTTTGAAGTACGCCTGGAAATGGGCCTAGCTGACAGACCTAAAACGCCTTCTGGTACCGTATCGACTCAACCTCAGGTCAAGATCTACGAGAAGCCAACACGGATGAAGAGGCTGAGCATCACGGTAGGCGATTGCTGGAAGCGGTTCAGGAATCGGTCGGGAGACACGGGCACGGAGTTGCAGGCCAGCCACAACGTTGTCGATGCCCCTGTTATGAACGGATCAATCTTTTCCTTCAGCTTGGACGAAAATCCCACGACACGACCTCAGATCGATAGAAAAGATCCTCTACTGGCTCCAGATTTGGCAAGGAAAAGTGGTGGCACAATTCCCAGGCCAGTAAGGAAGGATAGTAAGCGCTCTGTCAGCGAGCAGTTGAGAAGACGTAAGTCGAGCTTGTTTCTGGATGTTGATTGATGGCTCTGCGGTGAGGTGTTTATGGCAGCTCACGTTCCTGCGTATTCTGCACAATTTCTTGTACATCAAATCTGCGACGGGTTGTCCGTCATCTGTCAGCAGTAAGTCTCTGTAATATTAGATGGTATACATAATGTGTCGACAAGGCTCTGCTAGAAGCGTCTCTTCTAAGCTGTACGGAGTCATTGGCTGCTTGTTCTGGTGATGTGCCTGGACGCAGTCCTGCCATCAATGCTGGTCCACAAAACTTGCTCAAAAAGCAATGACGTATCCACTGCGCTCCACATTAGCACACCCCATATCAACCTGACTACAAGCCAGACCTTACCCGCACATTCATTGCTCACGCATCATCAACACTCGACAAACAAACAAACTACGACACGAAACAACGCCCATCGGCGCGGATCCCGAGCTCGGATTTCTCTTCCCGACACCTCGCGTCGAGCTCACAAACCCCTCCGGCATACCTAAAGTAGCAATCCCCGCACCGTGGCGTTCCCCTCTTCCCCAGTCAGCTGCATTCACCCGCCCATCAGCCCCGGATAATAAAACCAACTGCCAGCTGCGCCCGCAATAATGCCCCCCAAACGTGCCCTGTTCTCTCTAAACGTCGACTCGGAAGCCGACCACATCTACCAGCGTGTCAACGACCATTCGAAGCCAGGAAAGGAAAAGACTAAGGTCCTTGAATGCTCGGGACCGACTGTAGGACACACGGATTTGCAATTCGTCACCAAGCCGTTTGAAAAGCTGGTTAACCGGACGGTTGAGGGCGTCGAAGAAGGAAGCGGAAAAAAGGTCCACAGCGCAGAAGGCGAACTCACATATTCGAGCCAACGCAGCTCCAGCGGTTCCGGCACGAAGACAGTCAAAGACTCGACTCGCAGCAAGCGCCGCATCGAGCAGCAGTACGACACATCGGACCTCTAACCCCAAACCCCTTGGCGTAAGAACAACATGTCTGCCTCTTCACCCCTCCGCATAGCCATCGGCTGCGACAGCGCGGGCGTCGGCTACAAAAACGCCATCCTCAAGGACCTACGCGCCGACTCCCGCGTAGGCGACATCACCGATGTCGGCGTGCCTGAGACGACCGACGACACAGCGTACCCGCACGTCGCCGTCGACGCGGCCAAGCTGGTCGCAGAGGGCAAAGCCGACCGCGCAGTCCTCATCTGCGGCACCGGACTGGGCGTCGCCATCTCCGCGAACAAAGTCCCCGGCATCCGCGCCGTCACCGCACACGACTCGTTCAGCGTCGAGAGAGCCATCTTGTCAAACGACGCCCAGGTGCTGTGTATGGGCGAGCGCGTTATTGGACTCGAGTTGGCGAGACGGCTGGTCAAGGAGTGGTTGGGGTACACGTTCGACAAGAGCAGTGCGAGTGCGGCCAAGGTTGACGCTATTACAGAGCACGAGAAGAAGAATTTTGCAGGGCTGAGTAAGGTTGATAGCGGGGCGAGCTGCTGAGTATGGAAGGGCGAATTTGGGGCATGGCAATGCAAGATGATGAAAGTTGGATGTCGCATGTACTGAGAAAACACAGCACATTCACCCGCTTGTTctgaaaaaaaaaaaaaaaaaaaaaaaaaaaaaaaagagtCCTTGGCTTTTATGCTGCATGGAAGTTCGTGTTCTTGCTTCTGCTGACTgccgttgttgttgttgttaatgTATACGGTTCACCTCAGTGAGCCATCACGTTCGTGAGGAAGCATGTCAGAGAGATACCTCGCACCCAACAGACAAACAGAAAAACAAACAAGCAAACAAACAAACCCATCACATGCCATCACCACAGACCAAACCCAGCAAAAAAGCACCTCACAAGCTGCACAATGAAACATGCTCAATTGATACACCAACGCTACCCTAAAATATGCCAAAAGAATCGAAATCCGCATCATCAAGACGCTCCTCCGCCCTACCAGGGACACACCCATGCTCCGCATCCCCTCGACTCTCAAACCGAGAGCGAGAGGAGGATAAGGACGTCTCAGTTCCCATCCTTGCCGCCAGTCAGGAGATCGCTGACCCAGTCCAGCCACGCATTTCCGTTCTGCGGCTCCTGGCTGTCCTCCTGGCTGGGCGCGTCGGGGGCACTGGTCGGACGTGCACCGCGCGTCAGGGTCTCGAGTGTGGTCGGCAGGCCGGGATAGCCTGTGCCAGCCGGTGCGGTAGGGAAGGGTGCGTTGGTTGGGAATGGGGCTCCGCCTGTAGGGAAGGGGAATGAGGCGGTGGGTCCGCCGGCGGGTGGGGTGGGGTAGTCTGTGGGTGGGCCGGGGAGGTCGGTTGGTGGGCCGGGGAGGTCGGTTGGTGCGTCTGTGGGGAGAGAAGGGGGTTCTGTGCCGGATGGCAGACCGGGGAGATCGGTGGGTAGGCCGGTGGGAGTGGCGCTGGGGTCGAATAGGCTGAAAGATGGGAGCGGGGAACCTCCCAGCTGTCTGTACTTCAACTCGCTCTTCTTGATGGCGGCGGCGACGGTGGGCGCGAGGTGGTAGTCGATGTGCAGTGCCTCGGCATGAGGCTTCACGTGGCGGTCAGAGCCTGGGTAGGGGAAAGGAGAGGCGCCAGCGCTGCCGGTGGGGAACGGAGCGCCGCTTGCTGTAGGGAAAGGGATTCCGGAACCAGTGCCAATGGCTGGGAAGTTGGGAAGGTCAGAGGGGTTCGAGGCATAGCTGTTGTCGGAGCCACCAAACATGGCGTCAATGAAGCTGCCGAAAGATGGTACTGGAATGTGTTAGGTGGTTGATGGAAAGCGAGTGCAGCGAAAGAAGGACATACCTGCCACGGCGGAACCGGCGAGCGAGAGGATAAGTGCAGACTTCATGTCGAACTTTTGGCTGGAGGACTCGTTGATGAGATGGTATGGAGATGTGCGAATGAGGGGACTGAGAGTTGAAAGAAGACTGGCACAGCCAAAGAATGTAATGTTAGAATGACAAGAAATCGGCTTGCAAAGCGGAGCGAAAGACGGCAACACAGAATCAATGAAGATCGGTTGATGAGTTGGAACCGTCCAAGACGGACCTCGATATATACCTTGAGGTCGACATTGCCAAACAAGATCAAGGCCCCGTTCATCTGCCAGACCCACAAGACGCGCTGTCACCCGCAATTCCACACAAGCCAGTGCTTTGACAATGCCAATGCTTGGGAGTTCTGAACGACCTCGTTCCGAGTAGCGCTGGGGTTTGACCGTAGGTCCTATACTTGGGAACGAATGCACTGAGTAAACAAAGCGTCCAGACCTGCTCAGTCAGTCATTTTGACACACGGAGCCTTACGGTTAAAGCATGGATCGGACAGCATCATGCCGATCTCAATTGCTGTTTCGAGACCTGACCAGTCAGCCGCAAGGGCGAACATGTGCTTTTTGAGCACTCCCAAGCCATGTTGCGTATCGTTCGGGTTGTGGTGTTTGACGGATACAGGTTGATCCACAGATATACTGCCGAACGCACATCGTCACTTTCGCTCAAACGGTTAGTAGCCCCAACAAGCTGGAAGATGCTGATCGCAGTAACGGATTAGAGTGAAGGGGCTCTGCGGGTGCGGGTCCTCCGTTTCAGGGGTACGCGTCATGCCTGTCAAGCTGGGCCTCGTGGCCTCTGATTGGTCACACATCGTCGTGGTGGTACGCAAAATGTCACAAGTATACCACCGGGACACACAATCTCATGTTCTCCGAAGTTCATTCAAGCCATCGGTGTTATGTGACGTACAACTGAGAAGATCCTTCAAAACTGACAGGCGTTGGTCCCACAGAAAGGTTAGTTCCGGGGaaacagaagattaactCGGTATTGGGAAACGTTGAAACAATCGAACGCTTGTTTTACGAATCGCAGAACTTGTCCAGTCGGTCGACGATAGAAGATTACAAGAACACAACGACGGACGACTTCACATCCAGCCGAGTCTTTTCGCTCCAAAACTCCAACCACTGAGAAGAGCAGTTGCGCCGGTGAAGACGATGAGCGCACCGTAACCGCTGCCGTATGCGAAGCCAGCTTTAAAAGTCCCCGCATGGAGCAGAGCTTCCGAGAGAGGACCAGAGGCCAAGTTACCCACACCCTTGCCAGCAGACAAGAACGCAAAGATCATACCCGAATCAGCGCTAGCGCGCTTTTCTTTCGTATCGCGGATAATGGCACTCCAGGTGCTCGCCTGACAGCCACCGAACGCACCGTAGACAATACTGAAGATATAGAGTGGGGCCAGCGATGTAGATAGGCCCCAAAGAAGAAAAACGCCAGTGGCCGAGCCTATCGCCGTGATGAACAAGCAGTTGACGATGCTGTACTTGTCGACCGCCACACCCATAGCCAGTGATCCTACAAAGGCTGCAGCATTCAGAAGAATGATAGTCACCGTGCTCTCGATTGTGTTGGCACCGAGTGATCGGGCGAAGGTGGGCAGGTAGATTGCTGGCAGGAAATAGCCAAGGCTCTGGAAGATGTTTCCTGATTGCAGGATCAAGAACTTCGAGCATGTCCAGAATGACATGTCAAACTTGAACGGCAGATTGACTTGAGACTGTGGCAGTCGAGGCTTGAAGAAAAACAATATCGGAAAGTTCAAGGCAATGAAGCTGAGCGCACAGACTCGCAACGTGGTTCGGAAGCCGTAACTGTGGAGGAGCCATTCCAGGACAAGGGGCAGGATAGCACCAGACAGACCCAAGCCTGCCATGGTCACGCCGTAGGCGAATACTCGTCTTCGTACCCACCATTCTTCGATATAGAAGAGGATAGGCGTCCAAGCTAGGCCGCCGCCGATGGCGTACATGATTCCTTGGGTGAGGATGAGATGGTAAACGCTTGTGGATAGCGATCCCAGACCAAGTGCTAGGCACATAACAACCAGACCAACTGGAGTTGCCCAAGGACGAAGTCGCGGATAGCACTTCAAGACCGCGAACCAAAATGTAATATCCATATACATGATACCCTAGGATAACGTTAGCCAACAGGAATGGCGCCTGGTTTGATTCGGTAGGTTATCACCGTTGCGCAAGCGCCCACAATAGCAAGATTGCTGGATCCAGCGAAGTCGTTGCTGCTATAGTACTCCTGGAAGACACCGTAGGTTGACGGGAAGCCTGTTTCTATTAGCAATGTGGGTGTGCAAGAAAACAATCTACGCACCCCATATAAGAGCCTCCAGCATAAAgcaagagaagagaaacaACCACGCATCTTTACCGCCGTCCGTGGGTGGTAGAGAGTGACCCTCTTCGCTTTCAGGCGGCATGCCGGCGCCGGTGGGAAGCAGCTCTACATCTGTCAGAGTCCCTGTAGAAGAGTTCTGTGTTTGCGGGGTCAACTCGATCTCTGTGCTGTTGTGAGACGCCATAGCGCTTTCGGTTCTAATCTCAGTATATCTTTGACAGTTAGTAGCGGGCTTGCAGTATATAAATCGATCAAAAGTGGTCCAAACAGCCGCTAGTCGTCGAAGGGCGTGTGAAAGCGCCTCAGATGACGCATGCGAACGTTGCCGTGGCTTGACCAGAGCATTGATTCATATGGTAGTCCGATATCGCAACGGCATTGCAATTGTTGCGCTGCCTGCTTGGGCATCATGGCAGAGATAGAGGTGATCATGATGTTGCACAATGTCCATGCATGCAGGTTGGAGAGGAAATGCAAGTCTAAGTCTGGGGAAGCTCTGCAGGGGGTGCGGCTGCTCTTAGCGAGGCGTGATCTCGAGTGATGGACGCGACTGATGGGTACAAGTGTTTACTAACAGTCGCATCGCCTGCACTTATTCACCAACATGTTACGCCGCCAATAAATCTCGTATTTGATATTCGACCGTAAACATGGACGACTCGCCACGTTCTGCAAAGAGACGAAAGCTCGATATCCTAAAGAGCGACGGAATCAGCACGCCTGCATCGCGCTCCGCACAGAAGACGCCGGCACGGCTTTCTCGATCAGCAGCAAAGAAAAAAGGAGCGGCCCTTCCAGACGTGTGGCAGGACACAGCACGGCGGCGCAAGCCTCAGCACGAGAGCAATGGTGTTTCAGCAAAACACGCTGTCGTGGAGGAGGATGATATCTTCGACGACATTGAAGGAGCGCTCGGCGTAGAGAGACCGACTACACAGAAGAAGCGGCAGACAAAGGCAATCCAGAGAGAGGATACAGCGACTGCAGACGAACTCCAGCAGCCCTCGACGACACCGAAACGTGGGCGACTACGATCCACCAAGAACGCCCAAAGCGCGAGCCGAAGCGCATTCAAAGACTCGATCAGCAGCTACAAACACGAGAAAGGCGACGACACGGATACTCAGGATGAGCTTGCTGAGGCTGCGACGCCTTCGAAACATACAAAGACGCCTCGTTCAGCCGCACGCAAGACACCAACGGCAAGATCAACAGGgcggaagaagaaggagccAAGTCCTGAAGAGGGGGCTGATGACGATGATGTGGAGGAAGCTTTTGTTGTCACGCCGTCTGAATCCATCAAACGAAGCAAAACAGCTCGGACTCGAGCAGAGATACCAGACACCGAGAACGAAGTAGCGAAACGTCCACCACCGAGCACCACCAAGAAGGCTGCAGAGCGACGCCGACGAAATCGTGCCGACCATACCAACAATAGAGAAGACGAGAGCTCGCCTGTTCTGGAGCCTGTCCAAGACGACGATGACTTGGAGGTGGACGGCAACAGCATAATGGATAGTATGCTTGACCCGACCGAGCCGAGTCCCTTCAACAAGCCTCCGTCAGCCCAAAAGATACTGCCAGCGCCCGCCATCATATATGGTGACCTTCCAGCGGGCCGCGCGTTGGACCTGCTGAAGAGTATCGTCATGGAGCGCATTACTGGGAAACGTGCCTCGCCCCTGGTTGGCCTGGATGAAGAGTACAAGTCTGTCCACCAGCTTGTCGAGCACACCGTGACAGCAGGAGAGGGCAACTCACTGCTCCTGATCGGAGCGCGAGGCAGTGGCAAGACAGCCCTCGTAAACAAAGTCCTGTCAGAAGTATCCAAGGACAACGCCGAGGACTATCACGTCATACGACTGAACGGGTTCATTCATACAGACGACAAGATTGCGCTGCGTGAAATCTGGCGACAGTTGGGCAAAGAGATGGACGTTGAGGAAGATGGCAGCGGTCCTGGCAAGAA is part of the Ascochyta rabiei chromosome 21, complete sequence genome and harbors:
- a CDS encoding origin recognition complex subunit 4 translates to MDDSPRSAKRRKLDILKSDGISTPASRSAQKTPARLSRSAAKKKGAALPDVWQDTARRRKPQHESNGVSAKHAVVEEDDIFDDIEGALGVERPTTQKKRQTKAIQREDTATADELQQPSTTPKRGRLRSTKNAQSASRSAFKDSISSYKHEKGDDTDTQDELAEAATPSKHTKTPRSAARKTPTARSTGRKKKEPSPEEGADDDDVEEAFVVTPSESIKRSKTARTRAEIPDTENEVAKRPPPSTTKKAAERRRRNRADHTNNREDESSPVLEPVQDDDDLEVDGNSIMDSMLDPTEPSPFNKPPSAQKILPAPAIIYGDLPAGRALDLLKSIVMERITGKRASPLVGLDEEYKSVHQLVEHTVTAGEGNSLLLIGARGSGKTALVNKVLSEVSKDNAEDYHVIRLNGFIHTDDKIALREIWRQLGKEMDVEEDGSGPGKNYADTLQTLLALLSHPSEQTGEHTEHVAKAVIFIMDEFDLFAQHPRQTLLYNLFDIAQSRKAPIAVLGLTTRIDVTNSLEKRVKSRFSHRYVHVSLAKSFTAYQEICKACLTVQPDQLSVEERGILSGGVKTTPAKRTKKDGPADVLGEWNAHMEKLFATPSFLTTHLAPTFHLSKSVPSALTTFLLPTASLAPNHPFTPSGSLTPTDSKLTLLPSLSTLALSLLIAAARLDIIHDSDTCNFNMAYDEYVTLASKARIQSAAGGLSASGSVSKVWGKDVARREWEALVALGFIVPVVAGQSAGFGMCRCDVALEEIGGVLEGEKGVDRGLERWCRAI
- a CDS encoding Ribose-5-phosphate isomerase, encoding MSASSPLRIAIGCDSAGVGYKNAILKDLRADSRVGDITDVGVPETTDDTAYPHVAVDAAKLVAEGKADRAVLICGTGLGVAISANKVPGIRAVTAHDSFSVERAILSNDAQVLCMGERVIGLELARRLVKEWLGYTFDKSSASAAKVDAITEHEKKNFAGLSKVDSGASC
- a CDS encoding Ribose-5-phosphate isomerase: MPPKRALFSLNVDSEADHIYQRVNDHSKPGKEKTKVLECSGPTVGHTDLQFVTKPFEKLVNRTVEGVEEGSGKKVHSAEGELTYSSQRSSSGSGTKTVKDSTRSKRRIEQQYDTSDL